In Methanobacterium sp. Maddingley MBC34, the genomic window CGGTGCCGAAGGTACTGTTGGATCAGTCATAGAATCCATGGTTACAAGGGCCAAAGCAGATGGTGTTATTGGTGTAGAAAAAGACCTGAATGGATTCAGTGTCTACGGAACCGATGACCTGGCTAAGTGGAACGCATACGCAGCTGCAGGACAATTAGCAGCCACCATGGTTAACCAAGGTGCTGCACGTGCTGCTCAAGGTGTGTCCTCAACTATTCTGTACTACAATGATATTCTAGAATTCGAAACTGGTCTCCCAAGCGTAGACTTCGGTCGAGCTGAAGGTGTAGCTGTAGGATTCTCCTTCTTCAGCCACTCTATATACGGTGGTGGAGGTCCTGGTATCTTTAACGGAAACCACATTGTGACTCGACACAGTAAAGGTTTCGCTATACCATGTGTAGCAGCCGCCATGTCTCTAGACGCAGGTACACAGTTGTTCTCACCTGAAGCAACCTCCGGACTAATCAAAGAAGTGTTCAGTCAAGTGGACGCGTTCCGAGAACCACTGAAATACGTGAACGAAGCAGCAGCGGAGATTAAAAACCAAATCTAAAAAAGAAATCCAAATTTGGGGGTAAATAACTAAATGGACATCGAAATCTTTCCACACAGACTTTTAAGCGCAGACACTACTGAAAAGTTGTTGAACAACTTGGAAGAACTTGAAGGCGTAAAAAGAATGGTAATACAGGGACAAAGACTTCCTCAAACTGAAGAAAACCCTGACCGAAGAGTCATCACCATTTTAGGTGAAGAAGTGGACTTACAGGTAAAAACAGGGCGAGTACTAATGGATATTGAGGAAGAAGAAATCATCGAAGAAGTTAGAACTATATGTGATGATACTCTGCCTTTCGGGTACAACATACATGTTGGAACTTTTATCCGGAAGCATAAGACCGTCAGCGACAACTTGAAATATGGCGAAGCATCTGATGAGATACCCGAAGAAATGTTTGGGTTAACTGATCAAAACGCTCAACTCAGTGAAAGAGCCACTATTATCAAAAAGAAGGATTAAAATGATAGGCAAATGTACCCACGTAGTCGATTGTAGAGAAACAATGGGAATGGGCGAAGGAGGCGGAATAGCCCAGCGAGGGACATTTGCAGAATGTGGAAATGAAGTACTGGCCATAGCAATGTCTCCAGGAAGGAGACACATAACTAAACCAGTATGCGAAATAACCTTTGCCCTGCGGGAAGCAAACATTTTGACCAGTACACTGGTCCTGAACGCAGGTGCAGGAGTACCTCAGGACGCACCCACTGCCGGTTCAGGCAGCCTTTTTGGTCTGACTCCAAAGGAGAAAGAACAAATCGGAAGATTTAAACTTGTGGTAGTGCATCTGGGAGGGGTTAGACATCACATTGTATACAAGGCCCGCCTGATTTTACGACATGTAAATCGGCCCTGTATAATTATATGCGAATACCCCGTGGACTTTGAGGATTTCGCCAAGATCGGTGTTAAAACCAAAGCAGTTATGCCCGAGGAACCTAAAACCAAAGGTGAAATTGTGGACATTATCAGTGGAGTTATAAGAGGAGAAACCTGTCCCCAAGATAAATTGGATGAAATTATTAGAAAGGTGAGATTAGCATTAGGAGGTGCATGAATATGGCACAATACTACCCAGGAACCAGTAAGGTAGCAGAAAACCGGAGAAGATTCTGCAACCCAGAAATAGAATTAGATAAATTAAGGGAGATCTCCGACGAAGATGTAGTTAAGATTTTAGGTCACAGAGCTCCTGGTGAAGAATACCCCAGCGTACACCCACCTCTAGAAGAGATGGATGAACCTGATGACGCTATCCGTGAAATGGTTGAACCATTGGATGGTGCAAAAGCCGGTGACCGAGTACGATACATACAGTTCGCAGACTCCATGTACTTTGCTCCAGCCCACCCATTCTTAAGGTCAAGGGCTTACTTATGCAGATACAGAGGAGCTGACGCTGGTACCCTATCAGGACGGCAAATTATCGAAACCCGTGAAAGAGACCTGGAAAAAGTTTCCAAGGAACTCTTAGAAACGGAGTTCTTCGACCCAGCCCGAACAGGTTTCAGAGGAAAAACTGTACACGGACACTCCCTAAGACTTGATGAAGACGGTATGATGTTCGACATGCTGCGAAGACAAGTCTTCAACAAATCCACTGGAAAAGTTGAAGGAGTAAAAAACCAGATTGGTGACGAACTCGACGAACCAGTGATATTAGGAGAACCACTAGACGAAGCCACACTCAAGGAAAAAACCACTATCTACCGTAAAGATGGTGAAGCTTACCGAGACGACGCTGACGCAGTAGAAGTACTGCACAGAATACACGTACTAAGATCCCAAGGTGGGTTCTGTCCGGAATAAGGAGGTTGAAAAATGGCTGAAAAAATGTTTATTGAAGCTTTAAAGAAAGCCTTTAAAGAAGACCCAACCGAAAAAACAACCGAGTACTACAAATTCGGTGGATGGAAACAATCCGAAAGGAAAAGGGAATTCGTGGCAGCTGGTAAAGAAGTAGCAGCTAAACGTGGAATCCCTCAATACGACCCTGATGTGGGTACTCCTCTAGGACAAAGGGTTTTAATGCCTTACAACGTGTCCACAACCGACACCTTCGTAGAAGGTGACGACCTTCACTTTGTAAACAATGCCGCCATGCAGCAGTTCTGGGATGATATCCGAAGAACTGTTGTTGTGGGATTAAACACAGCACATACTGTTATAGAAAAAAGGTTAGGTAAAGAAGTAACCCCTGAAACCATCACTCACTACCTGGAAACTGTAAACCACGCTATGCCTGGTGCAGCAGTTGTCCAAGAACACATGGTGGAAACCCACCCTCTGCTTGTTGCAGACAGTTACGTGAAAGTGTTCACTGGAAACGACGAAATCGCTGATGAAATCGACCAGAGATACGTCCTTGACATCAACAAAGAGTTCCCAGAACACCAAGCTAAAGTCTTAAAAGAAGAAGTAGGGGACGGAATGTGGACCATTGTACGGATACCAACCATTGTATCCCGTACCTGTGACGGTGGTACCACCTCCCGATGGTCTGCCATGCAAGTGGGTATGTCCATGATTTCTGCATACAAACAAGCTGCTGGTGAAGCCGCTACCGGTGACTTCGCATACGCAGCTAAACACGCAGAAGTTATTCACATGGGTACTTACCTGCCTGTAAGAAGGGCTCGAGGAGAAAACGAACCTGGAGGAATCGCCTTCGGTTACCTAGCAGACATCTGTCAGTCCTCACGTGTTAACTGGGAAGACCCTGTACGGGTTACCCTGGACGTGGTGGCTTCCGGAGCTATGCTATACGACCAGATTTGGCTAGGTTCCTACATGTCCGGTGGTGTCGGATTCACTCAGTACGCTACCGCAGCATACACTGACAACATTCTAGACGACTTTACCTACTTCGGTAAAGAATACGTGGAAGACAAATTCGGAATGACTGAAGCACCTAACACCATGGACACTGTCCTGGATGTTGGTTCTGAAGTTACCTTCTACGCTCTAGAACAGTTCGAAGAATACCCAGCATTACTGGAAACTATCTTCGGTGGATCACAGAGAGCATCCATTGTTGCAGCCGCAGCAGGATGTTCAACCGCAATGGCAACTGGAAACGCTCAAACTGGACTAAGCGCATGGTACTTATCCATGTACTTACACAAAGAACAGCACTCCAGACTTGGATTCTACGGTTACGACTTGCAGGACCAGTGTGGTGCATCCAACGTGTTCTCAATTAGGAATGACGAAGGATTACCAACTGAACTGAGAGGAGCTAACTACCCCAACTACGCCATGAACGTGGGTCACCAGGGTGAATACGCTGGTATTGCACAGGCTGCACACGCTGCCCGTGGAGACGCATTC contains:
- a CDS encoding methyl-coenzyme M reductase, alpha subunit (PFAM: Methyl-coenzyme M reductase alpha subunit, N-terminal domain; Methyl-coenzyme M reductase alpha subunit, C-terminal domain~TIGRFAM: methyl-coenzyme M reductase, alpha subunit), giving the protein MAEKMFIEALKKAFKEDPTEKTTEYYKFGGWKQSERKREFVAAGKEVAAKRGIPQYDPDVGTPLGQRVLMPYNVSTTDTFVEGDDLHFVNNAAMQQFWDDIRRTVVVGLNTAHTVIEKRLGKEVTPETITHYLETVNHAMPGAAVVQEHMVETHPLLVADSYVKVFTGNDEIADEIDQRYVLDINKEFPEHQAKVLKEEVGDGMWTIVRIPTIVSRTCDGGTTSRWSAMQVGMSMISAYKQAAGEAATGDFAYAAKHAEVIHMGTYLPVRRARGENEPGGIAFGYLADICQSSRVNWEDPVRVTLDVVASGAMLYDQIWLGSYMSGGVGFTQYATAAYTDNILDDFTYFGKEYVEDKFGMTEAPNTMDTVLDVGSEVTFYALEQFEEYPALLETIFGGSQRASIVAAAAGCSTAMATGNAQTGLSAWYLSMYLHKEQHSRLGFYGYDLQDQCGASNVFSIRNDEGLPTELRGANYPNYAMNVGHQGEYAGIAQAAHAARGDAFVLNPLVKIAFADPNLTFDFTQVRAEFAKGALREFEPAGERALISPAK
- a CDS encoding methyl-coenzyme M reductase, gamma subunit (PFAM: Methyl-coenzyme M reductase gamma subunit~TIGRFAM: methyl-coenzyme M reductase, gamma subunit); the encoded protein is MAQYYPGTSKVAENRRRFCNPEIELDKLREISDEDVVKILGHRAPGEEYPSVHPPLEEMDEPDDAIREMVEPLDGAKAGDRVRYIQFADSMYFAPAHPFLRSRAYLCRYRGADAGTLSGRQIIETRERDLEKVSKELLETEFFDPARTGFRGKTVHGHSLRLDEDGMMFDMLRRQVFNKSTGKVEGVKNQIGDELDEPVILGEPLDEATLKEKTTIYRKDGEAYRDDADAVEVLHRIHVLRSQGGFCPE
- a CDS encoding methyl coenzyme M reductase, beta subunit (PFAM: Methyl-coenzyme M reductase beta subunit, C-terminal domain~TIGRFAM: methyl-coenzyme M reductase, beta subunit) gives rise to the protein GAEGTVGSVIESMVTRAKADGVIGVEKDLNGFSVYGTDDLAKWNAYAAAGQLAATMVNQGAARAAQGVSSTILYYNDILEFETGLPSVDFGRAEGVAVGFSFFSHSIYGGGGPGIFNGNHIVTRHSKGFAIPCVAAAMSLDAGTQLFSPEATSGLIKEVFSQVDAFREPLKYVNEAAAEIKNQI
- a CDS encoding methyl-coenzyme M reductase operon protein D (PFAM: Methyl-coenzyme M reductase operon protein D~TIGRFAM: methyl-coenzyme M reductase operon protein D), which produces MDIEIFPHRLLSADTTEKLLNNLEELEGVKRMVIQGQRLPQTEENPDRRVITILGEEVDLQVKTGRVLMDIEEEEIIEEVRTICDDTLPFGYNIHVGTFIRKHKTVSDNLKYGEASDEIPEEMFGLTDQNAQLSERATIIKKKD
- a CDS encoding methyl-coenzyme M reductase I operon protein C (PFAM: Methyl-coenzyme M reductase operon protein C~TIGRFAM: methyl-coenzyme M reductase I operon protein C) produces the protein MIGKCTHVVDCRETMGMGEGGGIAQRGTFAECGNEVLAIAMSPGRRHITKPVCEITFALREANILTSTLVLNAGAGVPQDAPTAGSGSLFGLTPKEKEQIGRFKLVVVHLGGVRHHIVYKARLILRHVNRPCIIICEYPVDFEDFAKIGVKTKAVMPEEPKTKGEIVDIISGVIRGETCPQDKLDEIIRKVRLALGGA